In Candidatus Defluviibacterium haderslevense, the following are encoded in one genomic region:
- a CDS encoding DUF1272 domain-containing protein encodes MLEIKPICEHCKKSLPNDSSNAMICTFECTFCRDCVDHILNNVCPNCGGGFEKRPTRPKHLLDKYPASSIHYSKPINSHEFAMKLRQYENIKPNQR; translated from the coding sequence ATGTTGGAAATAAAGCCGATATGTGAACATTGTAAGAAGTCCTTGCCAAACGATAGTTCGAATGCCATGATTTGTACTTTTGAATGTACCTTTTGTAGAGATTGTGTTGATCATATTCTAAATAATGTTTGCCCAAACTGTGGCGGGGGTTTTGAAAAAAGACCAACCCGTCCTAAACATCTTTTGGATAAATATCCAGCCAGCTCAATTCATTATTCTAAACCCATTAATAGTCATGAATTCGCAATGAAACTTAGGCAATACGAAAATATAAAACCAAATCAAAGATAA
- a CDS encoding pentapeptide repeat-containing protein translates to MFHSKSIGNKMTEARKKANLSQAELAQQISISSQAVGKWERGESLPDITTLNRVAEILGVDLNYFSERFPSSEKVDMHNEFSINKSTGSESFGQKISDTKVDKKQSWDMSRLNLLDSDFSGLNNLRDKFSSSNIQRCLFIGSQMSGIVLNSNNIDRCDFSDSDISNCQFQNSNLDNTKFNKCSLKETEFTKCNIGKCDFSESDFTKSTFKLSNFGENNITKAIWKSTTFVEMQLQDVVFDGIIEGCFFEHCTFYNVKFQNATLINTFFKNNKKFNRVRFIDCKVDKLTYAFLKSNLANLSGLTLIS, encoded by the coding sequence ATGTTTCATTCAAAATCAATTGGTAATAAAATGACCGAAGCTAGGAAGAAGGCTAATCTTTCACAAGCCGAGCTTGCTCAGCAGATATCTATTAGTTCACAAGCAGTCGGCAAATGGGAACGCGGCGAATCTTTGCCGGATATCACAACATTAAATCGTGTAGCAGAAATCCTTGGAGTGGATCTAAACTATTTTTCTGAACGCTTTCCATCGTCAGAAAAAGTAGACATGCACAATGAGTTCTCAATCAACAAATCAACAGGGTCAGAATCTTTCGGTCAAAAGATATCAGATACTAAAGTTGATAAAAAACAAAGCTGGGATATGTCAAGGTTAAACCTGTTGGATAGTGATTTTTCAGGTTTAAATAACTTACGTGATAAATTCAGTTCATCCAATATCCAAAGATGCTTATTTATCGGCTCACAGATGTCAGGAATAGTATTAAACAGCAATAATATAGATCGGTGTGACTTTTCTGACTCAGATATCAGCAATTGCCAATTTCAAAATTCTAATTTGGATAATACTAAATTTAATAAATGTTCGCTCAAAGAAACTGAATTTACAAAATGTAATATTGGTAAATGTGATTTCTCTGAATCCGACTTTACTAAAAGCACATTTAAACTAAGTAATTTTGGAGAAAACAATATTACTAAAGCTATTTGGAAAAGTACCACTTTTGTTGAGATGCAGCTCCAGGATGTTGTTTTTGATGGAATTATAGAAGGATGCTTTTTTGAACATTGCACTTTCTATAATGTTAAGTTCCAAAATGCTACATTGATCAATACCTTTTTTAAAAACAACAAGAAATTCAATCGGGTGAGGTTTATTGATTGTAAGGTGGATAAACTAACTTATGCATTCTTGAAAAGCAATCTGGCTAATTTGAGTGGGCTCACCTTAATCTCTTAA